In Caproicibacterium amylolyticum, a genomic segment contains:
- a CDS encoding VirD4-like conjugal transfer protein, CD1115 family has translation MIISPVVTLLIAGFLMFAVIGLLSLLAHYYTLNGIKSRTVGDGQHGTARWATKSEIKHTYSEVPFEPELWRQGKNLPSAQGLIIGWHKAPLFDRTAPHGYALVDDDDIHCLMIGAAGVGKTANFLYPNLEYACAAGMSFLTTDTKGDLYRNYGGIAKECYGYDVAVIDLRNPTKSDGFNLNHLVNRYMDAYLRDDTNLAYKAKAEKYAKITAKTIIGSGGFDIATAGQNAFFYDAAEGLLTSVILLLAEFCPPKKRHIVSVFKLIQDLLAPSGVKGRTLFQLLMAHLPDDHKTKWFAGAALNSADMAMQSVLSTALSRLNAFLDSELEQVLCFDTAIDAEKFCTEKSAVFLVMPEEDNTKYFIISLIVQQLYREILSVADEHGGKLPNRVMMYLDEIGTIPKIESAEMMFSSSRSRRVSITAIIQSLAQLEKNYGKEGAAIIVDNCQDTIFGGFAPNSESAETLSKSLGTRTVMSGTVNRGKSDGSQNLEMIERPLLSPDELKSMPKGRFVVTKTGAYPMRTRLKLFKDWGITFGKPYEVEEKSARKVEYADRFELEEELIRRNAAYTVDPDIAEGEPSTHGGIEHAPAQEINGFPRRKDPVRIE, from the coding sequence ATGATTATTTCTCCGGTTGTCACTCTGCTGATCGCCGGATTCCTGATGTTCGCCGTCATCGGGCTTCTGTCCCTGCTGGCGCATTACTATACCCTCAACGGCATCAAATCCCGGACGGTGGGCGACGGCCAGCACGGTACGGCCCGTTGGGCGACCAAATCCGAAATCAAGCACACCTATTCGGAAGTCCCTTTTGAGCCGGAACTCTGGCGGCAGGGCAAAAACCTTCCTTCCGCACAGGGCCTGATTATCGGCTGGCATAAAGCGCCGCTGTTTGACCGGACCGCTCCACACGGCTACGCGCTGGTTGATGACGACGATATTCACTGCCTCATGATCGGGGCTGCGGGCGTAGGGAAAACCGCAAACTTTTTATATCCCAACCTCGAATACGCCTGTGCGGCCGGCATGAGCTTTCTTACGACCGACACCAAGGGAGATCTGTATCGCAATTATGGGGGGATCGCAAAAGAGTGTTACGGTTACGACGTTGCCGTGATTGATCTGCGCAATCCGACCAAAAGCGACGGATTTAACCTGAATCATCTCGTCAACCGGTACATGGACGCCTATCTACGGGACGATACCAACCTGGCGTATAAGGCGAAAGCCGAGAAGTATGCCAAGATTACGGCGAAAACCATCATCGGATCTGGCGGGTTCGATATTGCCACGGCAGGCCAGAACGCCTTTTTTTACGATGCGGCGGAAGGTCTGTTGACCTCGGTCATCCTTCTGCTCGCGGAATTCTGCCCTCCGAAGAAGCGTCACATCGTCTCCGTCTTCAAACTGATTCAGGACCTGCTCGCACCGAGCGGCGTGAAGGGCAGGACTCTGTTCCAGTTGCTGATGGCGCATCTTCCGGACGACCACAAGACAAAATGGTTCGCGGGCGCGGCGCTCAACAGCGCGGATATGGCGATGCAGAGCGTCCTTTCCACGGCGCTTTCCAGGCTCAACGCATTCCTGGATTCCGAACTGGAGCAGGTTCTGTGCTTCGATACCGCCATAGACGCGGAAAAATTCTGCACGGAGAAAAGCGCCGTTTTTCTTGTCATGCCGGAAGAAGATAACACGAAATATTTTATTATCTCGCTGATCGTCCAACAGCTTTACCGTGAAATCCTCTCGGTGGCCGACGAGCACGGCGGGAAGCTGCCCAACCGTGTCATGATGTACCTTGATGAGATAGGGACCATTCCAAAAATAGAGTCAGCCGAGATGATGTTCTCATCCAGTCGCTCACGGCGGGTGTCTATAACAGCCATCATCCAGAGCCTTGCTCAGTTGGAGAAAAATTACGGAAAAGAAGGCGCCGCCATCATCGTGGATAACTGCCAGGACACGATTTTCGGAGGTTTCGCGCCCAACAGCGAGTCGGCGGAAACCCTGTCCAAATCGCTGGGAACCCGAACGGTGATGAGCGGGACCGTTAACCGAGGCAAAAGCGACGGCTCGCAGAACCTCGAAATGATCGAGCGTCCGCTCCTTTCGCCGGACGAACTCAAATCCATGCCCAAGGGCAGATTCGTTGTGACGAAAACCGGCGCTTATCCAATGCGCACCCGGCTCAAGCTGTTTAAGGATTGGGGTATCACCTTCGGAAAGCCTTATGAGGTTGAGGAAAAGTCGGCCCGGAAGGTGGAGTACGCCGACCGGTTCGAGCTGGAGGAAGAACTCATCCGCAGGAATGCGGCTTATACGGTTGACCCGGACATAGCTGAAGGTGAACCCAGTACACACGGTGGGATCGAGCATGCGCCTGCGCAGGAGATAAATGGTTTTCCTCGAAGAAAAGATCCCGTTCGCATCGAATAG
- a CDS encoding DUF3991 and toprim domain-containing protein, giving the protein MSYIPFTEEEKQRANSVDLVDFLQRQGEQLIRSGHEWRWKRHDSVTIRGSEWFRHSRKEGGHAIDFVQRFYDMDFPEAVTFLLGGEGGLEWNQTEKSAPPPKKDFALPEANPDMRRVFAYLLKQRFIDPSVLSYFAREHLIYEDKEYHNAVFVGVDENSIPRHAHKRGTYTKGEPYKGNVEGSDPKYSFHYIGEDDTLYVFEAPIDMLSFISLHLKDWQKHSYVTLDGVSEHAMLQQLKSHPNLKNIVLCLDHDEAGIEATGRLKDILAEHDYYDPAYMDIPVLQSRYKDWNEDIKAKHGITPIPAGEHPKLVLLPEICENLSSVCETLSAVPDPAAVIREYHRRLTPLVDSEKLAAANSEIVGACLQKMAAGALLSAQRELRQMERPETVGQLIGNLRDSYRPHLDRGWMRTKAADIREDAVNIDRQSLAPGIRTLQDRQTLVSDYMRLALDCIKAQLFVRLELSQPLQAPKESALNFKMSL; this is encoded by the coding sequence ATGTCCTATATCCCGTTCACAGAGGAAGAAAAACAAAGGGCCAACTCGGTTGACCTCGTGGACTTTTTACAGAGGCAGGGCGAGCAGCTCATCCGCTCCGGGCATGAGTGGCGCTGGAAACGGCATGACAGCGTGACTATCCGCGGCAGCGAGTGGTTTCGGCATTCCCGCAAGGAGGGAGGCCACGCGATTGACTTCGTCCAGCGGTTCTATGACATGGATTTCCCCGAAGCGGTCACCTTTCTGCTCGGCGGCGAGGGCGGCCTGGAATGGAACCAGACCGAGAAAAGCGCGCCGCCGCCCAAGAAAGACTTTGCACTCCCGGAAGCCAATCCGGACATGCGCCGGGTGTTCGCCTATCTGCTCAAACAGCGGTTCATCGATCCGAGCGTGCTGTCGTATTTCGCACGCGAACACCTGATCTATGAGGATAAAGAGTACCACAACGCTGTGTTTGTCGGTGTGGATGAAAATAGTATTCCCCGTCACGCGCACAAACGCGGCACCTACACCAAAGGCGAGCCTTACAAGGGCAACGTGGAGGGAAGCGACCCGAAATACAGCTTTCACTACATCGGCGAGGACGACACCCTTTATGTGTTCGAGGCGCCGATCGATATGCTCTCTTTTATTTCTCTTCACCTGAAAGACTGGCAAAAACACAGCTATGTCACGCTGGACGGTGTGTCTGAGCACGCGATGCTTCAGCAGCTCAAAAGCCATCCGAACCTGAAAAATATAGTGCTGTGCCTTGATCACGACGAGGCCGGGATTGAGGCCACCGGCAGACTGAAGGACATCCTTGCCGAACATGACTACTACGACCCCGCCTATATGGATATCCCTGTGCTCCAGTCCCGGTACAAGGACTGGAACGAGGATATCAAAGCAAAGCACGGCATTACCCCCATCCCGGCCGGGGAGCATCCAAAGCTCGTTCTGCTGCCGGAGATCTGCGAAAATCTTTCCTCCGTATGCGAAACCCTGTCGGCCGTTCCGGACCCGGCCGCTGTCATCCGGGAATATCACCGGAGGCTGACGCCGCTGGTCGATTCCGAAAAGCTCGCTGCCGCCAATTCGGAGATCGTGGGAGCTTGCCTGCAGAAAATGGCGGCGGGCGCGCTGCTTTCCGCGCAGCGGGAGCTTCGGCAAATGGAACGGCCGGAAACGGTCGGGCAGCTGATTGGAAACCTGCGCGACAGCTATAGGCCCCACCTGGACCGGGGCTGGATGCGAACTAAAGCGGCAGATATCCGCGAGGATGCGGTGAATATCGACCGGCAGTCACTCGCACCCGGCATCCGCACGCTGCAGGATCGGCAGACGCTGGTTTCAGATTATATGCGCCTCGCACTTGACTGCATAAAGGCGCAGCTTTTTGTCCGGCTGGAACTGTCCCAGCCGCTCCAGGCGCCGAAGGAATCGGCGCTAAATTTTAAGATGAGCTTGTGA
- the mobP3 gene encoding MobP3 family relaxase, translated as MPKIIFKCRYLKDGTHAANLVKYMATREGVEKLPANIRALPSTAKQRRLIGDLLAQFPDTADLLEYEDYQKQPTIENASEFITAALEQNMDPLGRKDVYVQYIATRPRVEKSGTHGLFSDAEAPPILSEVAEEVSRHTGNVWTPIISLRREDAARLGYDHAAAWMALLRKQRNLFSEQMKISPENLRWYAAFHDEGHHPHCHMIVYSVDPREGYVTKPAINEMRSTLAHEIFQQDLMQIYPDQTARRNELAEQSRVALSEIIGQMESGVYENKVIEDMLSRLSERLKYTSGRKQYGYLKAELKTLVDQIVDELSKDARMAEAYRAWYKLHNEILHTYADKLPDPLPLSQQKEFKHIKNIVIEEALRIGERQIMFEGDEGIEAQAETAADQTDPVYEPEDEPDDESPEDGNFPNSTSEGPEPIESPPATPHPYIEWSDRYKQAREFLYGKDDMEPDLAQALRLFQEEADAGNALAMHDLGRMYADGLGIEADAGISFTWYEKALTAFYEIKMGKSHRYVEYRIGKMHAAGHGIDQDYEEAAGWFEESASENYKYAQYSLAGLYYRGQGVELNYNTAFALYQKAARQHFPYASYELAKMYRDGIGTAKDKNAAADCFREAFLGFQQLEAQSRDDKLQYRLGQMLYTGTGTERDIGAAVQYLEKSAKLGNVYAQCLLGKIYLAVESPLNPDEDTHADPERGVFWLTKAVDAGNDSAEYLLGKLYRDGLYVERNAEKAVALFTAAADQKNPYAAYALGKLCLEGTAVAKDMGVAARWLTFSAGLGNAYAQYALAKLYLAGEDVPKNIHQAVDLLTKAALQNNSFAQYRLGKLYLLGEEVPKDVEAAVKWLTASAELDNQYAQYMLGKLYLMGQDVPRDREAAVRWLTASAGQGNPYARFFLNHLDSFRDPSPMLAVTRLLHHLSRIFRQQQSRLYGGPGMGTDSKLRRRLRQKKMAMGHAPDERAPEQSY; from the coding sequence ATGCCGAAAATCATCTTTAAGTGCCGGTATCTCAAGGACGGAACCCATGCCGCCAACCTCGTGAAATACATGGCGACGCGCGAGGGCGTGGAGAAGCTTCCGGCGAATATCCGCGCCCTGCCCTCCACGGCAAAACAGCGACGGCTCATCGGTGATCTGCTGGCTCAGTTTCCAGACACCGCGGACCTGCTCGAATATGAAGACTACCAGAAGCAGCCGACTATTGAAAACGCCTCGGAATTCATCACAGCGGCGCTGGAGCAGAACATGGATCCGCTTGGGCGCAAGGACGTGTATGTTCAATATATCGCCACCCGCCCTCGTGTGGAGAAATCCGGCACGCATGGCCTGTTCTCGGATGCCGAGGCGCCACCAATATTGTCCGAGGTGGCGGAGGAAGTCTCCCGCCACACGGGAAACGTCTGGACACCGATTATCAGCCTGCGGCGGGAGGACGCCGCCCGGCTCGGGTATGACCATGCCGCGGCGTGGATGGCGCTTCTGCGCAAACAGCGCAACCTGTTTTCCGAGCAGATGAAGATCTCCCCGGAAAACCTGCGCTGGTACGCAGCTTTTCACGATGAAGGCCACCATCCGCACTGCCACATGATCGTCTATTCCGTTGATCCCCGCGAGGGTTACGTCACCAAACCCGCCATCAACGAAATGCGGAGTACGCTGGCGCATGAAATCTTCCAGCAGGACCTGATGCAGATTTATCCGGATCAGACCGCACGCCGCAACGAGCTCGCCGAACAGAGCCGTGTCGCGCTTTCCGAAATCATCGGGCAGATGGAATCCGGTGTCTACGAAAACAAGGTTATTGAAGATATGCTCTCCCGGCTTTCCGAACGCCTGAAATACACCTCGGGCAGAAAACAGTACGGTTACCTCAAAGCGGAGCTCAAGACCCTCGTCGATCAGATCGTGGATGAGCTCTCAAAGGACGCGCGGATGGCGGAAGCCTACCGGGCATGGTACAAGTTACATAACGAGATTCTGCACACTTACGCCGACAAGCTGCCCGACCCGCTTCCGCTTTCCCAGCAAAAGGAATTCAAGCACATCAAGAACATCGTGATCGAAGAAGCTCTGCGTATCGGCGAGCGGCAGATCATGTTTGAGGGCGACGAGGGCATTGAGGCTCAGGCGGAAACGGCAGCGGATCAGACCGATCCGGTGTATGAGCCGGAGGATGAGCCAGACGATGAATCCCCAGAAGACGGGAATTTTCCGAACAGCACATCGGAAGGCCCGGAACCCATTGAAAGTCCGCCCGCGACACCCCACCCATATATCGAATGGAGCGACCGCTACAAACAGGCCCGTGAATTTTTGTACGGGAAAGACGATATGGAGCCGGATTTAGCTCAGGCGCTCCGGCTGTTTCAAGAAGAAGCCGATGCTGGAAACGCACTCGCCATGCATGATCTCGGACGCATGTACGCAGACGGACTGGGGATAGAAGCCGATGCGGGGATTTCTTTCACCTGGTACGAAAAGGCCCTCACAGCCTTTTATGAGATTAAAATGGGGAAAAGCCACCGCTATGTGGAATACCGCATCGGCAAGATGCATGCTGCCGGTCACGGCATCGATCAGGACTATGAAGAAGCGGCAGGCTGGTTTGAGGAATCTGCCTCGGAGAACTACAAGTACGCACAGTATTCCCTCGCCGGCCTGTACTACCGGGGCCAGGGCGTGGAACTGAATTATAATACAGCGTTTGCGCTGTATCAGAAAGCGGCGCGGCAGCACTTCCCGTATGCGTCCTATGAACTGGCGAAGATGTACCGGGACGGCATCGGCACGGCAAAAGATAAAAATGCGGCCGCCGACTGCTTCCGGGAAGCCTTTCTTGGATTTCAGCAACTGGAGGCACAAAGCCGCGACGACAAGCTCCAGTACCGCCTCGGGCAGATGCTCTACACCGGCACCGGAACGGAACGGGATATCGGCGCTGCGGTGCAATACCTCGAAAAATCGGCCAAGCTCGGAAACGTCTATGCCCAATGCCTGCTTGGGAAAATTTATCTGGCTGTTGAAAGTCCGTTGAATCCGGATGAAGATACCCACGCGGATCCCGAAAGGGGCGTTTTCTGGCTCACCAAAGCTGTGGATGCCGGAAATGACTCCGCCGAGTATCTGTTAGGAAAGCTCTACCGGGACGGCCTGTATGTGGAGCGAAACGCGGAAAAAGCCGTCGCACTGTTCACCGCGGCGGCCGACCAGAAGAACCCCTATGCCGCCTACGCCTTGGGAAAGTTGTGCCTCGAAGGAACGGCTGTCGCAAAGGATATGGGCGTCGCAGCCAGATGGCTGACATTCTCGGCCGGCCTCGGCAATGCGTATGCGCAGTACGCGCTGGCAAAGCTGTATCTGGCTGGCGAAGATGTGCCAAAGAATATTCATCAGGCGGTGGATCTGCTTACAAAGGCGGCCCTGCAGAACAATTCCTTCGCCCAATACCGCCTCGGCAAGCTGTACCTTCTGGGAGAGGAAGTTCCCAAAGATGTGGAGGCCGCCGTCAAGTGGCTCACAGCTTCCGCGGAGCTGGACAACCAATATGCGCAATACATGCTCGGCAAGCTCTACCTGATGGGGCAGGATGTTCCACGCGACCGCGAAGCCGCCGTTCGATGGCTGACGGCTTCCGCCGGGCAGGGCAATCCATACGCCCGGTTTTTCCTCAATCATCTGGACTCGTTCCGTGATCCGTCCCCGATGCTGGCGGTCACCCGGCTCCTGCACCACCTGAGCCGGATCTTCCGGCAGCAGCAAAGTAGGCTGTACGGAGGCCCCGGCATGGGAACGGACAGCAAGCTCCGCCGCCGGCTCCGGCAGAAGAAGATGGCAATGGGTCACGCGCCCGACGAGCGGGCGCCCGAACAGAGCTATTAA
- a CDS encoding plasmid segregation centromere-binding protein ParR: MRKRFNVSFDLQAARHREAARLLDEQPVGQRTEFIVDCILRYDQSVKLEKIVRTAIQEELQHFTDYQAPSDLPASSAVLQLDEANLSDVPDSLLHAMDDP, from the coding sequence ATGAGAAAACGCTTCAACGTCTCCTTTGATTTGCAAGCCGCACGGCACAGAGAAGCGGCCCGCCTGCTTGATGAACAGCCTGTCGGGCAGCGCACGGAGTTTATTGTGGATTGTATCCTGCGATATGACCAGTCGGTGAAACTGGAGAAGATCGTCCGCACGGCCATTCAGGAGGAACTGCAGCATTTCACCGATTACCAAGCGCCGTCCGACCTGCCTGCTTCCTCTGCTGTTCTGCAACTGGATGAGGCAAATCTTTCTGATGTGCCGGACAGCCTGCTCCACGCGATGGATGATCCATAA
- a CDS encoding ParM/StbA family protein has translation MMIKLGVDNGNYNTKSSEGMLYASGYAASDKEFITDEMQLCYSGRYYAIGEKRMRFQQDKTKDPDTFLLTLPAIASAMKKAGVQEADVLLGVGLPIEAYGMQKDAFRQYFLRGNLTFRFEGADYRCHIADCKVFAQGHAALCRYYPQLRGYRSITLADIGGYTVDVLTMHGSRLDRSSCTSLRMGTITLYTRIQDILRQRDILLTDELVTDAIRGKIQHADQDFIRQTVEQEMQRYTRELLNTLRERGLDLKLPTVFAGGGAELLDGLLRGGSVNTVAVLNRFANADGYRLLLG, from the coding sequence ATGATGATCAAACTCGGTGTCGATAACGGCAACTACAACACAAAATCCTCAGAAGGGATGCTGTACGCCTCCGGGTACGCGGCAAGCGATAAGGAATTCATCACGGATGAGATGCAGCTCTGCTATAGCGGCAGATATTACGCCATTGGCGAAAAGCGGATGCGGTTTCAGCAGGACAAAACGAAAGATCCGGACACCTTTCTTCTGACGTTGCCGGCCATTGCGTCCGCCATGAAAAAGGCGGGTGTTCAGGAAGCAGATGTCCTTCTGGGCGTAGGGCTGCCCATCGAAGCATACGGAATGCAGAAAGACGCCTTCCGCCAATATTTTCTGCGCGGAAATCTGACTTTCCGGTTTGAAGGAGCGGATTACCGCTGCCACATTGCGGATTGCAAAGTGTTCGCCCAAGGGCATGCGGCACTCTGCCGGTACTATCCTCAGCTCCGGGGATACCGCAGCATTACCCTGGCCGACATCGGGGGGTATACGGTAGATGTTCTAACCATGCATGGCTCCAGGCTGGACCGATCGAGCTGCACAAGCCTCCGGATGGGCACCATCACGCTCTATACCCGCATTCAGGACATCCTGCGGCAACGGGACATCCTGCTGACCGACGAACTTGTCACCGATGCCATCCGCGGTAAAATTCAGCACGCGGATCAGGACTTCATACGGCAGACCGTGGAACAGGAAATGCAGAGGTATACCAGGGAATTACTTAACACACTGCGGGAAAGGGGACTTGACCTGAAGCTCCCCACCGTGTTCGCGGGCGGCGGAGCGGAGCTGCTCGACGGCCTGCTGCGTGGCGGCAGCGTCAATACGGTGGCTGTTCTGAACCGCTTCGCCAACGCGGACGGTTATCGTCTGCTGTTGGGGTGA
- a CDS encoding peptidoglycan DD-metalloendopeptidase family protein, whose product MAAPAVALAVKAAIAAATDKRTWKVIAVIIAAALMPFILAILLLMSFLSGGAAHNNDAVNLAFHGGMISSDVPSEYRQHIEEMQDAFRQLDDAIAQLPIESGDGSLDSTRVKAVFYSLYFGADSLQEVDYDSFAGCFVKTEIRTRTVQNPDGTQTEQSYDAIAPLTDLNQVYKNIERLLGRAVTDDEKSNADEIYQHTFGESGTGPSDSSQILSTAGLISPIGSNWRALVTSEFGPRIDPINGKATVHTGIDLGIPTGTQVHAAKDGTVSKVAWDPDGYGNYLMIDHGGGLVTLYGHCSQIIAHVGQAVKAGDVVALSGNTGHSTGSHLHFEVRINGKAVNPRGYLP is encoded by the coding sequence ATGGCCGCACCCGCTGTGGCCCTTGCAGTTAAGGCGGCGATTGCCGCCGCCACAGACAAACGGACGTGGAAGGTGATTGCAGTAATCATCGCCGCTGCCCTGATGCCTTTTATTCTCGCCATCCTTTTACTCATGAGTTTTCTTTCCGGGGGCGCGGCACACAACAATGATGCTGTGAATCTCGCCTTCCACGGAGGGATGATCTCCTCGGATGTCCCTTCTGAATATCGGCAGCATATCGAAGAAATGCAAGATGCGTTCAGGCAACTGGACGATGCGATCGCACAGCTGCCTATTGAATCCGGGGACGGAAGCCTTGACTCCACGCGGGTCAAGGCTGTTTTTTATTCTCTGTATTTCGGCGCCGATTCCCTGCAGGAGGTGGACTACGATTCGTTTGCCGGTTGCTTTGTGAAAACGGAAATCCGCACCCGCACTGTTCAGAATCCGGATGGAACTCAGACTGAACAGAGTTATGACGCAATTGCTCCGTTGACTGATCTCAATCAGGTCTATAAGAATATTGAAAGACTCCTTGGCCGGGCCGTCACCGACGATGAAAAATCCAATGCCGACGAAATCTATCAACATACTTTTGGCGAGAGCGGCACAGGGCCTTCGGACTCATCACAAATTCTCTCCACTGCCGGCCTGATTTCCCCTATCGGAAGTAACTGGCGGGCACTGGTTACCTCGGAATTCGGCCCTCGCATTGACCCGATCAACGGAAAAGCCACTGTTCATACCGGCATCGATCTGGGCATACCGACCGGCACACAGGTTCATGCGGCGAAGGACGGAACAGTTTCCAAGGTTGCCTGGGATCCTGACGGCTATGGAAACTATCTAATGATCGACCATGGCGGTGGGCTGGTCACGCTGTACGGACACTGCTCCCAAATTATCGCCCACGTAGGGCAAGCTGTCAAAGCTGGCGACGTCGTCGCACTGTCCGGAAACACTGGCCACAGCACCGGCAGCCACCTGCACTTTGAAGTGCGCATCAATGGCAAGGCGGTCAACCCCAGAGGGTATCTGCCGTAA
- a CDS encoding gamma-glutamylcyclotransferase family protein, producing MSKPMLYIAYGSNLNLPQMAYRCPTAKVVGASEIKDYELLFRGGGRGAVATVEPLKDSNVPILLWKIRPADEQALDRYEGYPHFYHKEVLPVELGGKTQPAMVYIMNDGHPFGAPSDYYLETIMEGYKTAGFNTDFLERSVEKSIRLAEEQEQVKRESPDMEQGSLFDMKWK from the coding sequence ATGAGTAAACCTATGCTGTATATCGCTTACGGCAGCAACCTCAACCTTCCGCAGATGGCGTATCGCTGCCCGACCGCCAAAGTGGTGGGAGCGAGCGAAATCAAGGATTATGAACTGCTGTTCCGCGGCGGCGGTCGGGGGGCAGTAGCCACCGTGGAGCCACTCAAGGACTCGAATGTTCCCATTCTGCTGTGGAAGATCCGACCTGCCGACGAGCAGGCACTTGATCGGTATGAAGGATATCCCCATTTTTATCACAAAGAGGTCCTGCCGGTGGAACTCGGAGGAAAGACGCAGCCGGCCATGGTCTACATCATGAACGATGGGCATCCTTTCGGTGCTCCATCGGATTACTACCTGGAAACCATCATGGAAGGCTATAAGACAGCGGGCTTTAATACGGATTTTCTGGAAAGATCCGTGGAGAAGTCCATCCGGCTGGCCGAAGAACAAGAGCAGGTCAAGCGGGAATCACCGGATATGGAACAAGGCAGTCTGTTCGACATGAAATGGAAGTAA
- a CDS encoding amidoligase family protein — protein sequence MDMKEQRFGIEIEMTGLTREAAARVLSEHFGNPVSRDGGYYGEYSVLDSESRRWKVMSDGSITCQKREGGRLVPADNNYSVELVSPICHWGDIETIQEIVRKLRGAGMIADKSCGIHVHVDASPHNANTLRNITNIMASKEDLIYKAMQVEVAREHQYCRKVDQRFLEELNRKKPKTLNEVSRIWYGGADRSYHHYDDSRYHCLNLHSVFQKGTIEFRLFNSTTHAGKIKAYIQFCLAISAQALNQRCASRQKTHSTNEKYTFRTWLLRLGLIGDEFKTARLHLLEHLDGCIAWKDPEQAIQQKQRLRQKKEKELELDAESQTQQEAAAATPQEEITENEQQEQAGEDESPAFVMRM from the coding sequence TTGGACATGAAAGAACAGCGGTTCGGGATTGAAATCGAGATGACAGGCTTGACCCGTGAGGCTGCCGCACGTGTGCTGTCCGAACATTTCGGGAATCCCGTCAGCCGCGACGGGGGGTATTACGGCGAATATTCTGTTTTGGACAGTGAGAGCCGCCGCTGGAAGGTCATGAGCGACGGCAGTATTACCTGTCAGAAAAGAGAAGGAGGCCGGCTCGTCCCCGCGGACAATAATTACAGCGTGGAACTGGTCAGCCCCATCTGCCATTGGGGTGATATTGAAACCATCCAGGAGATTGTGCGAAAACTTCGCGGCGCCGGCATGATCGCCGATAAAAGCTGTGGGATCCATGTGCATGTAGACGCCTCCCCGCACAACGCGAACACTCTGCGCAACATCACCAATATCATGGCCTCGAAAGAGGATCTGATCTATAAGGCGATGCAGGTCGAGGTGGCCCGTGAACACCAATATTGCAGAAAGGTTGATCAGAGATTCCTTGAAGAACTTAACCGAAAGAAGCCAAAGACGCTCAATGAGGTCAGCCGCATCTGGTACGGCGGCGCAGACCGGAGCTACCACCATTATGACGATTCCCGTTACCACTGCCTGAACTTACATAGCGTGTTCCAAAAGGGCACGATTGAGTTCAGGCTTTTTAATTCCACCACTCATGCGGGAAAAATCAAGGCGTACATCCAGTTCTGCCTTGCCATTTCCGCACAGGCCCTCAACCAGCGTTGCGCCAGCAGACAGAAAACCCACAGCACCAATGAAAAATATACTTTCCGAACGTGGCTGTTGAGATTGGGGTTGATTGGGGATGAATTCAAGACAGCAAGACTCCATCTCCTCGAGCACTTGGATGGCTGTATCGCATGGAAGGATCCCGAGCAGGCTATACAGCAAAAGCAAAGGTTACGACAGAAAAAAGAAAAAGAACTGGAATTGGACGCAGAAAGCCAAACCCAGCAGGAGGCCGCGGCAGCCACACCGCAGGAGGAAATTACGGAAAATGAACAACAGGAACAGGCCGGGGAGGATGAGTCCCCGGCCTTTGTCATGCGTATGTAA